GGCCATGGTCAAACTGCGGCCGGTGGCCGGGGACGACAAGCTGATGGAGCAGGCGATGGCCATCCGCGATGCTTTTGTCTATTCGGGCCGTCCACTGGATCTGGACAAGGTTCTTAATCTGCGTCGGAGGATGGCCGAGGAATTGGTGGAGCCGGGTAAAATCAACCTGAAGTACAGCACCGGAGCCCTGGTGGATGTCGAATTTTTCATTCAGGCCCAGCAGATTGTCCATGGAGCTGAAAACGCAGGGTTGCGGGTGACCAACACCATGGAAGCCCTGCGGCGCCTGGAGGATGCCGGCCTGGTGAAGGAGGTTCTGGCTGGCGATCTGCGCCGGGCATACCGCTGTTTCCGTCGGGTTATCGACGTGCTGCGGGCGGTACGCGGAAACGCCCGGGACCTGACCCTGCCCGATTTTGCATCCGCCGATTTTCGCTACCTCTCCCGGCGGCTCGATTTTCCCACACCTGAAGAATGTCTGCGCGAAATCCAATGGAGCCGTGAACTGAGCCGCGGCTTGTGGGAACGTATTTAGTATCGGTATCGGTATCGGTATCGGTAGTCGACCCCGACCCCGAATTGCAATCAGGTCTTCAGATAGGCAGTCAAAAAAACCTCCAGCGATTGGGGTTTTCCGAAAAGGTATCCCTGCCCCAAACGGCATCCCAGTTGCTGCAGCAAGGATGACTGGGCTTCCGTTTCGACCCCTTCGGCCACTATGTCCATCTCCAGGGCCTGGCCCACGGAAATGAAAGCCTTCACCAGCCCGGCTTTGCGCGGGTCGCTGTCGATGCCATCGACGAAAGAGCGGTCGATTTTCAGAACGTCCATGGGAAAGCGCCTGAGATAGTTCAGGGCCGAATACCCGGTGCCGAAATCGTCTATGGCGATGGAGATGCCAAGGGCCCGCAAGGTTTCCAGAGTTTTGCGGATTTTCCGGTTGTCATCGATCATCAGGCTTTCGGTGATCTCGAATTCCAGCCATTGGCCCCTGCACCCTGTTTCCCTGAGGATGGTTTTGACTTCCCCGACCAGATCATGCTGCACGAACTGACGGGTCGAAAGGTTGACCGCCACCTTGAAGGGGAAAGAACTGTGTTGGTTGAAGAGGACCGCTTGACGACAGGCGTTTTGCAGGACCCATTGACCAATCGGAATAATCAGTCCGCTCTCCTCGGCAATGGGGACGAACCGGTCCGGCGACAGGATTCCCAGTTGTGGATGACGCCATCGCAGCAGCGCCTCGCCCCCGGTAACCTGGCCGGTTTTCAACAGGACTTTGGGCTGGTAAAGAAGCAGCAGTTCATGATTTGCGCTGGCATAACGCAGGGCGGAGCAGAGGGAAAGCCGCTCGGTTGTGCGGCGGGTGAGTTCGGGAGTATAAAGCTGAAAATTGTTGCGCCCTTGCCGCTTGGCGCTGTACATGGCCGCATCGGCGTAGGCGAACAGCTCGTTCAATTCGCAACTGTCCAGAGGGTAGAAGGCAATCCCGATGCTGCCGGAGATGAACAGCTCCTGGCCGTCTATGAGGAAAGGCAGGGCCAGGTCTTCGAGGATTCGGGAAGCGATATCGGTGGCTTCATCGACGCGGTGAAGGGTCTGCAGGATAGCGAACTCGTCGCCTCCCAAGCGAGCGATTGTGTCCGATTCCCGGACGCAATGGGTTAGCCTTCTGGTCACCTCGCGAAGCAGTTCGTCGCCCGACTTGTGACCGAGGGTGTCGTTGATATCCTTGAAGTGGTCGATGTCAAGCATCAACAGGGCAAATGGCCGCTTGGTGCATTTTGCCTCCGACGCCGCATCCAGAAAACGCCTTTCAAACAGGGCGCGATTGGGAAGGCCGGTCAGAAGATCGGTAAAAGCCAGTCGCTGGGCGAGTTCCCGTTGTTCGACCACGTCGCTGATATCCCGGATGACTGCCAACACCGAATGAACCGCGTCTCCATCTGATTCGGGTTCAAAGCGAACGTGAGTCCAGCTCACG
This portion of the Syntrophotaleaceae bacterium genome encodes:
- a CDS encoding EAL domain-containing protein, producing MKNPGREKTDLAASFENARPSPPASQSFSPEKSANAAAEKASRLENRKKEDLPSAFMEHSVEGIVILDVETGEIIDANSSFAELLGYTRREIIDLKARDWDEGWSREEFERASADNAWPDRFETCYRRKDGKLLSIAVSHTRIPWNGRTVAFCQVRDVTEYNLRLQLLQEEVCHWKLLMERSKDGIVVLDGKSLAAVDVNPAFAQTLGYSREEMLGMHPWDWDANFSRAEIEAMGHCHRDLNEERRFETRHRRKDGTLRDVEIHSTPTEMGDRILIICWCRDITERIHAQRLLSAREQEFRSLAENSPDAIVRYDRRLVRLYVNPAFARLIGKDRAALLGRSLLSGGPLDLQVYHSALKKVFETSIPQEAEVRHLSPDGSVSWTHVRFEPESDGDAVHSVLAVIRDISDVVEQRELAQRLAFTDLLTGLPNRALFERRFLDAASEAKCTKRPFALLMLDIDHFKDINDTLGHKSGDELLREVTRRLTHCVRESDTIARLGGDEFAILQTLHRVDEATDIASRILEDLALPFLIDGQELFISGSIGIAFYPLDSCELNELFAYADAAMYSAKRQGRNNFQLYTPELTRRTTERLSLCSALRYASANHELLLLYQPKVLLKTGQVTGGEALLRWRHPQLGILSPDRFVPIAEESGLIIPIGQWVLQNACRQAVLFNQHSSFPFKVAVNLSTRQFVQHDLVGEVKTILRETGCRGQWLEFEITESLMIDDNRKIRKTLETLRALGISIAIDDFGTGYSALNYLRRFPMDVLKIDRSFVDGIDSDPRKAGLVKAFISVGQALEMDIVAEGVETEAQSSLLQQLGCRLGQGYLFGKPQSLEVFLTAYLKT